Proteins encoded together in one Columba livia isolate bColLiv1 breed racing homer chromosome 3, bColLiv1.pat.W.v2, whole genome shotgun sequence window:
- the TARBP1 gene encoding probable methyltransferase TARBP1 isoform X1: MEVVLADALLARGGDPCALLRAVCAPLSAERAEALRLLLQRLVAGGPPAGEAEALRRAAWEVALERCRPLLRGVEGAAAAAGGGCGERLRLARAARGALRHCVQLCGAPLAARLARDALAELAAGGGAGAEAAVEALVAAAPRLEEPVLLARCVAAALALVREEGEGEAAAALVAGRLLPALGGNGAALRLVWEGLLGAGGPPRAGRALLALSSLADALLPRGPAGPGLDARLCPRFWRVVQEGLTERDGLCRKRARYLLKRALDLSGGQRAQLRCPAEPGDELSLFWWSAEKNEKLMQFWETYILVMETLEGNQIHVIKPVLPKLNSLYEHAISGEKGCWLFHPSWHMCIYKRMFESENKTLTKEGILHFLELYETKHLPNALGFSEFVIGPLMDALSESSLYSRTPGQLMGSCPPLGIRLQKFLATYLMLLPEEEKGSFLLKFIQKMTSRHWCAVPILFLSMALAYIPACKVLGAEGLHALRDVLQCTMITHQILLRGAAQCYLLQTAMHLTDVAKVSLPEVSSFLLSLRPEESLRRDTMLWMELCSWLQVNDRCFRKSVTSDFEHQETSSLYQYVCSLVREYLKTPVSERESCSMPDWFEAKLVATVILLAADVEQMRNKCSGKSNIEWIELEAFLNPLLDVLMKLGSNAYIPTLKTDKSLQLLLKLLQTRSLKCSNTQDDGVLFFIWKSLMTPVESILEFILRQLTTNELSTVGDLDRCDLYLALIPEIVNLCLQVSWKKVPSIKNFILSLTNASICNLQEKKYEEEPKLKEQIKKVASMASLTAVCEILDQKPDAHLESPPSVDALRRFISFSRFNEILKKPSYIEEKSSLCEETTSQGWGKIVARYVHDQWICLRFVLNLFPTLAQEHEETSEMSLFTVERSRKILESALEALTILPSDQVLPVFDCMKVLVPKLLDSAESLCIEAFDLAWKIISSLSNTQLIFWSNLKAFVQFIFDTEVLAVAASAKQQAYGKIKEIIFRLIDMSTTKTGVFNVVLSHCCQSWIFPTVDEGSALTNAFLNAGNYCELITEACVFGTVFRRDQRLIQDVHAFIENLGEKCAANVVTESTNRDDHYVRVCAIKFLCLLDGSNILHKTFMEDIFIKLLDKDELVSRSRTRYYANSLQHRIKNRVWQTLLVLLPKLDQNFLCGILDKVFQAGFDNNQASVKYFIEWIVILSLHKYPQFLNKFWDCFCYGEEKLKTSICTFLSVLSHFDIILQNTSEKKPALKKALIVVLQWCFNHNFSVRLYALVALKKIWGMCRMLHVEEFEALTPVIESSLQQVENMHGTGNARRNWQRIQDHFFFATFHPLEDYSLETIFYTLPRLSELAEDEWISLTKFDRFTDVPLPSTFQWYHSRMELLDLKPSDWSQQDMGSNSIETDSQTEWTDVQKKIIPWKNSTPSLDLEMVFQDRATKLGKSNSRLIVVASLIDKPTNLGGLCRTSEIFGASALVVGSLHYVQDKQFQHLSVSAEQWLPLVEVKPSQLVDYLQQKKMEGYTIIGVEQTAKSFDLTEYCFPEKSLLLLGNEHEGIPANLIHHLDVCVEIPQQGIIRSLNVHVSGALLIWEYTRQQLIKQKQQK, translated from the exons ATGGAGGTGGTGCTGGCCGACGCGCTGCTGGCTCGCGGCGGGGACCCCTGCGCGCTGCTGCGGGCCGTCTGCGCGCCGCTCTCCGCCGAGCGCGCGGAGGCGCTGCGCCTCCTGCTCCAGCGCCTGGTGGCGGGCGGGCCGCCGGCGGGCGAGGCCGAGGCGCTGCGGCGGGCGGCCTGGGAGGTGGCGCTGGAGCGGTGCCGGCCGCTGCTGCGCGGCGTggagggggcggcggcggcggcggggggggggtgCGGGGAGCGGCTGCGGCTGgcgcgggcggcgcggggggcgctGCGGCACTGCGTGCAGCTGTGCGGGGCGCCGCTGGCGGCGCGGCTGGCCCGCGACGCGCTGGCGGAgctggcggcgggcggcggggcgggcgcggagGCGGCGGTGGAGGCGCTGGTGGCGGCGGCGCCGCGGCTGGAGGAGCCGGTGCTGCTGGCGCGGTGCGTGGCGGCGGCGCTGGCGCTGGTGCGGGAGGAGGGCGAAGGGGAGGCGGCCGCGGCGCTAGTGGCCGGGCGGCTGCTGCCGGCGCTGGGCGGCAACGGGGCGGCGCTGCGGCTGGTCTGGGAGGGCTTGCTGGGCGCCGGCGGGCCGCCGCGGGCCGGGCGGGCGCTGCTGGCGCTGAGCTCGTTGGCGGACGCGCTGCTGCcgcggggcccggcggggccggggctggacGCGCGGCTGTGCCCGCGGTTCTGGCGGGTGGTGCAGGAGGGTCTGACCGAGCGGGACGGGCTGTGCCGCAAGCGGGCCCGCTACCTACTGAAGCGAGCGCTGGACCTGAGTGGCGGGCAGCGCGCCCAGCTGCGCTGCCCCGCGGAGCCCGGAGACG agTTAAGTCTGTTCTGGTGGTCTGCCGAGAAGAATGAGAAATTGATGCAGTTTTGGGAAACTTATATTTTGGTAATGGAAACTTTGGAAGGAAACCAG ATCCATGTCATAAAGCCAGTATTACCCAAACTAAACAGCTTGTATGAGCATGCTATATCAGGGGAAAAAG GTTGTTGGTTGTTTCACCCATCATGGCACATGTGCATCTATAAACGAATGTTTGAGAGTGAGAATAAAACATTGACAAAGGAAGgcattcttcattttctggAGCTTTATgaaacaaagcatctgccaaaTGCACTTGGTTTTTCAGAG TTTGTTATTGGACCATTAATGGATGCCCTCTCAGAAAGTTCCCTCTATAGCAG GACACCAGGTCAGTTAATGGGATCCTGTCCTCCTTTGGGAATAAGGCTACAGAAGTTTTTGGCTACTTACCTCAtgcttcttccagaggaagaaaaag gtAGTTTCCTGCTAAAATTTATTCAGAAGATGACAAGTAGACATTGGTGTGCTGTtcccattttgtttctttctatggCTCTGGCATATATCCCTGCATGTAAAGTCCTGGGCGCAGAAGGACTTCATGCTTTAAG AGATGTCCTCCAGTGTACTATGATTACACATCAGATTTTGTTGCGTGGAGCTGCTCAGTGCTATCTTCTTCAAACAGCTATGCATTTGACAGATGTG GCTAAAGTGTCCCTCCCAGAAGTTTCAAGCTTTCTTCTGTCCCTTAGACCAGAGGAGTCGCTAAGGAGAGATACTATGTTATGGATGGAG CTTTGCAGTTGGTTGCAAGTAAATGACAGATGCTTCAGAAAGTCTGTAACTTCTGATTTTGAACATCAAGAAACATCGTCATTATATCAATATGTATGCAGTCTTGTGAGAGAGTACCTTAAGACACCGGTATCTGAAA GAGAAAGTTGCTCTATGCCTGACTGGTTTGAAGCTAAGCTTGTCGCAACAGTGATTCTGTTGGCAGCAGATGTGGAGCAGATGAGGAATAAATGCAG TGGAAAAAGCAACATAGAATGGATTGAACTAGAGGCTTTCTTGAACCCTCTTCTGGATGTCTTGATGAAACTTGGCAGTAATGCTTACATAccaacactgaaaacagataaAAGCCTACAGCTTCTCTTGAAGTTATTGCAGACCCGTTCGTTAAAATGTTCCAATACACAAGATG ATGGGgtattgttttttatttggaaatctCTAATGACACCTGTAGAGAGTATTCTCGAGTTTATTCTCCGACAGCTTACTACAAACGAGTTAAGCACT GTTGGCGACCTGGATCGTTGTGATCTATACTTAGCTTTAATTCCAGAGATAGTGAACTTGTGCTTGCAAGTCAGCTGGAAGAAAGTACCATCTAtcaaaaatttcattttgtccCTGACAAATGCATCCATTTGTaatcttcaggagaaaaaatatgaagag gAGCCAAAGCTTaaggaacaaattaaaaaagtaGCTAGCATGGCATCACTTACAGCAGTTTGTGAGATACTGGATCAGAAACCTGACGCACACCTTGAATCTCCGCCTTCTGTGGATGCTCTGAGgagatttatttccttttctcgGTTCAATGAAATATTGAAGAAGCCATCTTatattgaagaaaaaagtag CTTATGTGAAGAAACAACATCCCAAGGATGGGGGAAAATTGTTGCACGCTATGTTCATGACCAGTGGATTTGCCTtcgttttgttttaaatttatttccaacACTGGCTCAAGAGCATGAAGAAACTTCAGAAATGTCATTATTTACAGTTGAAAGGTCAAGAAAAATTCTAGAGTCTGCATTAGAAGCCCTAACGATTCTTCCTTCAGACCAAGTTCTACCTGTATTTGACTGCATGAAAGTCCTTGTTCCCAAG cttctgGACTCAGCGGAGTCTCTCTGCATAGAAGCATTTGATTTGGCTTGGAAAATTATATCCTCTTTGAGCAACACACAGCTAATATTTTGGTCCAATCTAAAAGCTTTTGTGCAGTTCATCTTTGATACCGAGGTTCTAGCTGTGGCTGCAAGTGCAAAGCAGCAAGCATATGGCAAAATAAAAGAG ataattttcAGGCTCATAGATATGTCCACTACAAAGACTGGAGTCTTCAATGTAGTTCTTAGTCATTGTTGTCAATCCTGGATATTTCCCACTGTTGATGAGGGAAGTGCCTTGACAAACGCTTTCTTAAATGCTGGAAATTATTGTGAACTTATCACTGAGGCTTGTGTCTTTGGAACTGTGTTTAGGAGGGATCAAAg ACTTATTCAGGATGTGCATGCCTTCATAGAAAATCTTGGAGAAAAATGTGCTGCAAATGTTGTTACAGAAAG TACAAATCGAGATGATCACTACGTTCGGGTTTGTGCTATTAAATTTCTGTGCTTGTTGGATGGATCAAATATCTTGCATAAGACGTTCATGGAAGACATTTTCATCAAACTGCTTGATAAA GATGAACTGGTATCCAGATCTAGAACACGCTATTATGCAAACTCTTTACAGCATAGGATTAAAAACCGGGTATGGCAGACACTCCTTGTTCTTCTTCCGAAGCTTGACCAG aattttttgtgtggaatccttgacaaaGTTTTCCAGGCTGGATTTGATAACAATCAGGCATCTGTGAAATACTTCATAGAATGGATTGTTATCTTGAGTCTACATAAATACCCCCAATTCCTTAATAAATTCTGGGATTGCTTTTGCTAT GGTGAAGAAAAGCTTAAAACAAGCATCTGCACGTTTTTATCAGTGTTATCGCACTTTGACATCATTCTTCAGAATACCTCGGAGAAG AAGCCAGCTTTGAAGAAGGCTCTCATAGTTGTCCTGCAGTGGTGTTTCAACCATAATTTCAGCGTTCGACTTTATGCGTTAGTTGCCCTCAAAAAAATCTGGGGTATGTGCAGAATGTTGCATGTGGAAGAATTCGAAGCTCTGACACCCGTTATTGAATCTAGCCTTCAACAGGTGGAAAACATGCATGGCACAGG GAATGCTAGAAGGAACTGGCAGCGAATCCAAGATCATTTCTTCTTTGCAACATTTCATCCACTTGAGGATTATAGTCTAGAG ACAATATTTTACACTCTTCCCCGTCTTTCGGAACTTGCTGAAGACGAATGGATCTCGCTTACTAAATTTGACAGATTCACTGATGTTCCTTTGCCATCAACGTTTCAGTGGTATCATTCTCGAATGGAACTTCTTGATCTGAAACCAAGTGACTGGTCTCAGCAAGACATGG GTTCAAATTCAATTGAAACAGATAGCCAGACAGAATGGACTGATGTTCAGAAAAAGATTATACCCTGGAAGAACAGCACTCCTAGTTTAGACCTGGAAATGGTATTTCAGGATCGTGCTACTAAACTTGGTAAATCAAACAGCAGACTGATAGTGGTGGCTTCGCTTATTGATAAACCTACCAATTTAGGAG GTTTATGTCGTACAAGTGAAATATTTGGGGCATCTGCACTAGTTGTCGGCAGTCTTCATTATGTACAGGATAAGCAGTTTCAGCATCTTAGTGTTTCTGCAGAGCAGTGGCTCCCCCTGGTTGAG GTGAAACCATCTCAGCTTGTTGATTatttacaacagaaaaaaatggaaggctACACTATTATTG
- the TARBP1 gene encoding probable methyltransferase TARBP1 isoform X2, whose amino-acid sequence MQFWETYILVMETLEGNQIHVIKPVLPKLNSLYEHAISGEKGCWLFHPSWHMCIYKRMFESENKTLTKEGILHFLELYETKHLPNALGFSEFVIGPLMDALSESSLYSRTPGQLMGSCPPLGIRLQKFLATYLMLLPEEEKGSFLLKFIQKMTSRHWCAVPILFLSMALAYIPACKVLGAEGLHALRDVLQCTMITHQILLRGAAQCYLLQTAMHLTDVAKVSLPEVSSFLLSLRPEESLRRDTMLWMELCSWLQVNDRCFRKSVTSDFEHQETSSLYQYVCSLVREYLKTPVSERESCSMPDWFEAKLVATVILLAADVEQMRNKCSGKSNIEWIELEAFLNPLLDVLMKLGSNAYIPTLKTDKSLQLLLKLLQTRSLKCSNTQDDGVLFFIWKSLMTPVESILEFILRQLTTNELSTVGDLDRCDLYLALIPEIVNLCLQVSWKKVPSIKNFILSLTNASICNLQEKKYEEEPKLKEQIKKVASMASLTAVCEILDQKPDAHLESPPSVDALRRFISFSRFNEILKKPSYIEEKSSLCEETTSQGWGKIVARYVHDQWICLRFVLNLFPTLAQEHEETSEMSLFTVERSRKILESALEALTILPSDQVLPVFDCMKVLVPKLLDSAESLCIEAFDLAWKIISSLSNTQLIFWSNLKAFVQFIFDTEVLAVAASAKQQAYGKIKEIIFRLIDMSTTKTGVFNVVLSHCCQSWIFPTVDEGSALTNAFLNAGNYCELITEACVFGTVFRRDQRLIQDVHAFIENLGEKCAANVVTESTNRDDHYVRVCAIKFLCLLDGSNILHKTFMEDIFIKLLDKDELVSRSRTRYYANSLQHRIKNRVWQTLLVLLPKLDQNFLCGILDKVFQAGFDNNQASVKYFIEWIVILSLHKYPQFLNKFWDCFCYGEEKLKTSICTFLSVLSHFDIILQNTSEKKPALKKALIVVLQWCFNHNFSVRLYALVALKKIWGMCRMLHVEEFEALTPVIESSLQQVENMHGTGNARRNWQRIQDHFFFATFHPLEDYSLETIFYTLPRLSELAEDEWISLTKFDRFTDVPLPSTFQWYHSRMELLDLKPSDWSQQDMGSNSIETDSQTEWTDVQKKIIPWKNSTPSLDLEMVFQDRATKLGKSNSRLIVVASLIDKPTNLGGLCRTSEIFGASALVVGSLHYVQDKQFQHLSVSAEQWLPLVEVKPSQLVDYLQQKKMEGYTIIGVEQTAKSFDLTEYCFPEKSLLLLGNEHEGIPANLIHHLDVCVEIPQQGIIRSLNVHVSGALLIWEYTRQQLIKQKQQK is encoded by the exons ATGCAGTTTTGGGAAACTTATATTTTGGTAATGGAAACTTTGGAAGGAAACCAG ATCCATGTCATAAAGCCAGTATTACCCAAACTAAACAGCTTGTATGAGCATGCTATATCAGGGGAAAAAG GTTGTTGGTTGTTTCACCCATCATGGCACATGTGCATCTATAAACGAATGTTTGAGAGTGAGAATAAAACATTGACAAAGGAAGgcattcttcattttctggAGCTTTATgaaacaaagcatctgccaaaTGCACTTGGTTTTTCAGAG TTTGTTATTGGACCATTAATGGATGCCCTCTCAGAAAGTTCCCTCTATAGCAG GACACCAGGTCAGTTAATGGGATCCTGTCCTCCTTTGGGAATAAGGCTACAGAAGTTTTTGGCTACTTACCTCAtgcttcttccagaggaagaaaaag gtAGTTTCCTGCTAAAATTTATTCAGAAGATGACAAGTAGACATTGGTGTGCTGTtcccattttgtttctttctatggCTCTGGCATATATCCCTGCATGTAAAGTCCTGGGCGCAGAAGGACTTCATGCTTTAAG AGATGTCCTCCAGTGTACTATGATTACACATCAGATTTTGTTGCGTGGAGCTGCTCAGTGCTATCTTCTTCAAACAGCTATGCATTTGACAGATGTG GCTAAAGTGTCCCTCCCAGAAGTTTCAAGCTTTCTTCTGTCCCTTAGACCAGAGGAGTCGCTAAGGAGAGATACTATGTTATGGATGGAG CTTTGCAGTTGGTTGCAAGTAAATGACAGATGCTTCAGAAAGTCTGTAACTTCTGATTTTGAACATCAAGAAACATCGTCATTATATCAATATGTATGCAGTCTTGTGAGAGAGTACCTTAAGACACCGGTATCTGAAA GAGAAAGTTGCTCTATGCCTGACTGGTTTGAAGCTAAGCTTGTCGCAACAGTGATTCTGTTGGCAGCAGATGTGGAGCAGATGAGGAATAAATGCAG TGGAAAAAGCAACATAGAATGGATTGAACTAGAGGCTTTCTTGAACCCTCTTCTGGATGTCTTGATGAAACTTGGCAGTAATGCTTACATAccaacactgaaaacagataaAAGCCTACAGCTTCTCTTGAAGTTATTGCAGACCCGTTCGTTAAAATGTTCCAATACACAAGATG ATGGGgtattgttttttatttggaaatctCTAATGACACCTGTAGAGAGTATTCTCGAGTTTATTCTCCGACAGCTTACTACAAACGAGTTAAGCACT GTTGGCGACCTGGATCGTTGTGATCTATACTTAGCTTTAATTCCAGAGATAGTGAACTTGTGCTTGCAAGTCAGCTGGAAGAAAGTACCATCTAtcaaaaatttcattttgtccCTGACAAATGCATCCATTTGTaatcttcaggagaaaaaatatgaagag gAGCCAAAGCTTaaggaacaaattaaaaaagtaGCTAGCATGGCATCACTTACAGCAGTTTGTGAGATACTGGATCAGAAACCTGACGCACACCTTGAATCTCCGCCTTCTGTGGATGCTCTGAGgagatttatttccttttctcgGTTCAATGAAATATTGAAGAAGCCATCTTatattgaagaaaaaagtag CTTATGTGAAGAAACAACATCCCAAGGATGGGGGAAAATTGTTGCACGCTATGTTCATGACCAGTGGATTTGCCTtcgttttgttttaaatttatttccaacACTGGCTCAAGAGCATGAAGAAACTTCAGAAATGTCATTATTTACAGTTGAAAGGTCAAGAAAAATTCTAGAGTCTGCATTAGAAGCCCTAACGATTCTTCCTTCAGACCAAGTTCTACCTGTATTTGACTGCATGAAAGTCCTTGTTCCCAAG cttctgGACTCAGCGGAGTCTCTCTGCATAGAAGCATTTGATTTGGCTTGGAAAATTATATCCTCTTTGAGCAACACACAGCTAATATTTTGGTCCAATCTAAAAGCTTTTGTGCAGTTCATCTTTGATACCGAGGTTCTAGCTGTGGCTGCAAGTGCAAAGCAGCAAGCATATGGCAAAATAAAAGAG ataattttcAGGCTCATAGATATGTCCACTACAAAGACTGGAGTCTTCAATGTAGTTCTTAGTCATTGTTGTCAATCCTGGATATTTCCCACTGTTGATGAGGGAAGTGCCTTGACAAACGCTTTCTTAAATGCTGGAAATTATTGTGAACTTATCACTGAGGCTTGTGTCTTTGGAACTGTGTTTAGGAGGGATCAAAg ACTTATTCAGGATGTGCATGCCTTCATAGAAAATCTTGGAGAAAAATGTGCTGCAAATGTTGTTACAGAAAG TACAAATCGAGATGATCACTACGTTCGGGTTTGTGCTATTAAATTTCTGTGCTTGTTGGATGGATCAAATATCTTGCATAAGACGTTCATGGAAGACATTTTCATCAAACTGCTTGATAAA GATGAACTGGTATCCAGATCTAGAACACGCTATTATGCAAACTCTTTACAGCATAGGATTAAAAACCGGGTATGGCAGACACTCCTTGTTCTTCTTCCGAAGCTTGACCAG aattttttgtgtggaatccttgacaaaGTTTTCCAGGCTGGATTTGATAACAATCAGGCATCTGTGAAATACTTCATAGAATGGATTGTTATCTTGAGTCTACATAAATACCCCCAATTCCTTAATAAATTCTGGGATTGCTTTTGCTAT GGTGAAGAAAAGCTTAAAACAAGCATCTGCACGTTTTTATCAGTGTTATCGCACTTTGACATCATTCTTCAGAATACCTCGGAGAAG AAGCCAGCTTTGAAGAAGGCTCTCATAGTTGTCCTGCAGTGGTGTTTCAACCATAATTTCAGCGTTCGACTTTATGCGTTAGTTGCCCTCAAAAAAATCTGGGGTATGTGCAGAATGTTGCATGTGGAAGAATTCGAAGCTCTGACACCCGTTATTGAATCTAGCCTTCAACAGGTGGAAAACATGCATGGCACAGG GAATGCTAGAAGGAACTGGCAGCGAATCCAAGATCATTTCTTCTTTGCAACATTTCATCCACTTGAGGATTATAGTCTAGAG ACAATATTTTACACTCTTCCCCGTCTTTCGGAACTTGCTGAAGACGAATGGATCTCGCTTACTAAATTTGACAGATTCACTGATGTTCCTTTGCCATCAACGTTTCAGTGGTATCATTCTCGAATGGAACTTCTTGATCTGAAACCAAGTGACTGGTCTCAGCAAGACATGG GTTCAAATTCAATTGAAACAGATAGCCAGACAGAATGGACTGATGTTCAGAAAAAGATTATACCCTGGAAGAACAGCACTCCTAGTTTAGACCTGGAAATGGTATTTCAGGATCGTGCTACTAAACTTGGTAAATCAAACAGCAGACTGATAGTGGTGGCTTCGCTTATTGATAAACCTACCAATTTAGGAG GTTTATGTCGTACAAGTGAAATATTTGGGGCATCTGCACTAGTTGTCGGCAGTCTTCATTATGTACAGGATAAGCAGTTTCAGCATCTTAGTGTTTCTGCAGAGCAGTGGCTCCCCCTGGTTGAG GTGAAACCATCTCAGCTTGTTGATTatttacaacagaaaaaaatggaaggctACACTATTATTG